In the genome of Fusarium fujikuroi IMI 58289 draft genome, chromosome FFUJ_chr02, one region contains:
- a CDS encoding related to ABC transporter protein (ATP-binding-cassette protein) — protein MSLSSYGVDDAKLPQQPFLPGARPDTPSFLDTTACLCALRALPGLDKLAEARANFDNGQAAWQCIGNQTQGVYNITSGKWYKAKNPKGSLDLPMEDNSNPPVGGDLVWDSKSRSLKPLKDKNTLNVYDRDCTGTNRSSFSTSFYRTTYQLLNDKLPIDAAPCWRPGALPLQLQNVSSWQKYGCKEGFLCQNNTINSLPQSCPPLEKCTVARLSGMTCSLNGTNVGMGVFEPIICQAGHYCPLEDKGMKKIRCPAGSYCQPGASTPTPCLSGSRCPEGAFFERYLIPVGVLVIIDFLLLVGMLVLMFRSRWQRTSKAHAGALKRHKTMRAVKATITGRGYKEVPEDQDNEMAPMQPGYSPYSPYGQNFREGRTRTGFEATLSRNSVYSSEQEQKEMEANPQLKAFVESMRRAAEATNFGLSFRYSDLVFHPKKSPRPILQNVTGSIEQGQLVAVMGGSGAGKSTFVNVLMGKTSNTGGIVAVNNTPGKMKQYKKLTGYVPQDDIVLPELTVYENIVHSARIRLPRNWSKKDVEAHVESVIDCLELSHVRDSRVGSVGKPVISGGQRKRVSIGMELAAAPMAIFLDEPTSGLDATAASSIMRTLKAIARLGISIIVIIHQPRTEIFDLFDNLILLGNGQTIYEGPQMESQTYFESMGFQFPEHSNHADVITDIITGNGREYNSAGDVSKEALISHWAKMRQSKSEEAFECRSIRSTMLGDTGMRQALKKRGAPYIKQGWLCLCRAMLQQYRARAALFAEMGLAVLAGALLGLANNPKNGIMFVGLFHEPYEVLSTAIDFFSAPQFALLIAIAIGLVAGAPGVKLFSEETLLYRREAEAGHSRLAYFLAKVISVFPRMALGCMHFTVPLFLLSVPIIDWGLAFLTNLMYFYCIYGLASIVSMVVQREDAPLFATMIALITGILSGSAPPLASVKDWHMEWLWRASPATWLAELYFGQLVAPFAYLFQVDIAAEATGYHLDRKWLNIGVLVAIGTAYRLIAFAGMVLGHRLRR, from the exons ATGTCGCTTTCAAGCTATGGCGTCGACGACGCTAAGCTACCACAACAACCTTTCCTTCCTGGTGCCAGGCCCGATACACCAAGCTTCCTCGACACAACTGCATGTCTTTGCGCTCTTCGTGCGCTACCTGGACTCGATAAGCTCGCCGAAGCCCGAGCTAATTTCGATAATGGCCAAGCAGCATGGCAATGCATTGGAAACCAAACACAAGGTGTATACAACATCACAAGTGGAAAATGgtacaaggccaagaatCCCAAGGGCTCACTCGATCTACCCATGGAAGACAACTCTAACCCTCCTGTCGGAGGTGATCTCGTATGGGACTCCAAGAGCCGTTCTCTTAAGCCAttgaaggacaagaacacGCTCAATGTTTACGACCGAGACTGTACTGGCACCAACCGatcgagcttctcgaccAGTTTCTACAGAACCACATATCAGCTTCTTAACGATAAGCTTCCTATTGATGCTGCACCCTGCTGGCGGCCTGGTGCCCTTCCTCTGCAGCTGCAGAACGTGTCTTCCTGGCAGAAGTATGGATGTAAAGAGGGTTTCCTTT GCCagaacaacaccatcaattCACTCCCTCAATCGTGTCCTCCTCTCGAGAAGTGCACAGTTGCACGTCTCTCGGGCATGACTTGCTCATTGAACGGCACAAACGTGGGAATGGGAGTTTTCGAGCCAATTATTTGCCAAGCGGGCCACTATTGCCCCTTGGAGGACAAGGGCATGAAGAAGATTAGATGCCCTGCCGGCTCCTATTGCCAGCCCGGTGCTTCGACTCCAACACCATGCCTATCTGGTAGCAGGTGTCCGGAAGGTGCCTTCTTCGAGAGGTATCTGATTCCTGTGGGCGTTCTGGTCATCATCgatttcctcctccttgtcgGTATGCTCGTCTTGATGTTCCGTTCACGATGGCAGAGAACATCCAAGGCTCATGCTGGTGCCCTGAAGAGACACAAGACTATGAGGGCTGTCAAAGCGACCATCACTGGACGGGGATACAAGGAGGTGCCCGAAGATCAAGATAATGAGATGGCTCCAATGCAACCCGGCTACAGTCCTTATTCACCATACGGACAAAACTTCCGAGAGGGGCGCACCCGAACTGGGTTTGAGGCTACTCTCTCGCGGAACAGCGTCTACAGCTCGGAACAAGAGCAGAAAGAAATGGAGGCCAACCCACAGCTCAAAGCTTTTGTTGAATCCATGCGACGAGCAGCCGAGGCAACCAACTTCGGTCTCTCCTTCAGATACTCCGATCTAGTCTTTCATCCCAAAAAGAGCCCAAGGCCCATTCTTCAGAACGTCACAGGCTCTATTGAGCAGGGACAGCTGGTTGCTGTTATGGGTGGCTCAGGAGCTGGTAAATCGACCTTTGTCAATGTTTTGATGGGTAAAACAAGCAACACTGGCGGTATCGTTGCGGTCAACAATACTCCAGGCAAGATGAAGCAGTACAAGAAGTTGACAGGCTACGTGCCTCAGGATGATATCGTGTTACCAGAGCTGACGGTTTACGAGAACATTGTGCACTCGGCACGTATCCGGCTTCCTCGTAACTGGAGCAAgaaagatgttgaagctcaTGTTGAGTCTGTGATTGACTGTCTAGAGCTTTCGCACGTGCGAGATTCTCGGGTCGGTAGTGTTGGCAAGCCTGTCATCAGTGGTGGTCAGAGAAAGCGAGTGAGTATAGGTATGGAATTGGCAGCTGCGCCAATGGCTATTTTCCTTGACGAGCCAACCAGTGGTTTGGATGCTACCGcagcatcatccatcatgcgCACGCTCAAGGCCATCGCAAGGCTCGGCATCTCCATCATTGTCATCATTCACCAGCCGCGAACTGAAATTTTCGACCTGTTTGATAACCTCATCCTGCTCGGTAACGGACAGACCATTTATGAAGGCCCTCAAATGGAGTCTCAGACATATTTCGAGAGCATGGGCTTCCAATTCCCAGAGCACAGCAACCATGCTGATGTAATTACCGACATCATCACTGGTAACGGTCGGGAATACAACAGTGCCGGTGATGTTTCCAAGGAAGCACTGATCTCGCACTGGGCTAAGATGCGCCAGAGCAaatcagaagaagctttcgAATGCAGAAGCATCAGGTCCACGATGTTGGGCGATACAGGAATGCGTCAGGCCCTCAAGAAGCGAGGTGCTCCCTATATCAAACAGGGAtggctctgcctctgccGTGCAATGCTTCAGCAATACCGCGCGAGGGCTGCTCTGTTTGCCGAGATGGGTCTTGCTGTTCTCGCAGGCGCGCTGCTCGGTCTCGCCAACAACCCCAAGAACGGTATTATGTTTGTCGGTCTATTCCACGAGCCCTATGAGGTCTTGTCGACAGCTatcgacttcttctctgcaCCCCAGTTCGCACTTCTtattgccattgccattggTCTTGTTGCGGGTGCCCCTGGAGTCAAGCTGTTCTCCGAAGAGACACTCTTGTACAGGCGAGAGGCTGAAGCAGGTCATTCCCGACTGGCTTACTTCCTGGCCAAGGTTATTTCGGTCTTTCCTCGTATGGCACTTGGTTGCATGCACTTCACCgtgcccttgttcttgttgtctGTGCCCATCATCGACTGGGGTCTTGCATTCCTCACCAATTTGATGTACTTCTACTGCATTTATGGCCTTGCAAGTATCGTAAGCATGGTCGTTCAACGTGAAGATGCACCGCTGTTTGCTACCATGATTGCCCTCATCACTGGTATTCTCTCTGGTTCCGCGCCTCCACTGGCATCTGTTAAGGATTGGCATATGGAGTGGCTTTGGCGAGCATCTCCTGCTACATGGTTGGCGGAGCTGTACTTTGGGCAGCTTGTGGCACCTTTTGCATACCTCTTTCAGGTCGACATCGCAGCTGAGGCGACTGGATATCATCTTGACCGCAAGTGGCTCAACATTGGTGTTTTGGTAGCTATCGGGACTGCTTATCGATTGATTGCCTTTGCTGGCATGGTGCTGGGACATCgattgagaagatga